The DNA segment CAGCTCGTGGTGAGATTGCGATTATTACGCATTATTGGCTGGATGATCGTTTTCCAGAATCAAAAACAGTAACTAAAGTTGCTTGCGTAGATTTAAAAAAATTGCAACAATGGGGAAAACAATATGGTTTAGCGCCAGATTGGATTGATAACCGTCGAAAAAACTTTCCGCATTATGATTTGTTTGGTGAGATGCAACTAGTTGTACTGAAAAAAGAAAAAGCTTTTGAACAAATTGAGCGGTTTCATTTGGAGGAGAAATAACGATGATTAAATTGGAAAATGAATTTTTACTTGTAGAGATGAAAGAAGCTGGGGCAGAATTAACACGAATTTTCCATAAAGACACTGGAATCGAATATTTATGGAATGCTGATAGTAAATATTGGGGGCGCCATTCGCCAGTTTTATTTCCAACTGTTGGAAAACTTGTAGATGATACTTATTTTGTAGACGGCGCATCTTACCATTTGGGTCAACACGGATTTGCTCGTGATCGTGATTTCAAAGTGGTGGAGCAAACGGAGAATTCCGTACGCTTTGAACTGGATGCAGATGAGGAGTCATTATCAATCTATCCTTACAAATTCAAACTATCTATTATTTATACAATGGATGAAAACTCTGTGGCCGTTTCCTACGAAGTGGAAAATACTGATAATAAACGTATTTATTTCTCTATCGGTGCACATCCTGCATTTCATTTACCTCTTACAGAAGATACAACATTTGAAGATTATTACTTAGATTTTGGAACAGAAGAGAATTTGGAGACACTATGTTTAGAAGGTCCTTACCGTAATGGCGAAATAAAGAAAATAGTCGATAAACCTTCAAGATATTTATCTTTAAACTATGATTTATTTAAAAATGATGCACTTATCTTTGAAGCATTAAAGCAAAAAGAAATTACAATAAAATCAGATAAAACCAGCCATTTTGTTAAGGTAACGTTTAAAGAATTCCCATTTGTTGGGATTTGGACAGCGAAACCTGGCACCCCGTTTGTATGTATTGAACCTTGGTATGGAATTGCAGATGGCGCCGGTAAATCAGTGGAACTTCGAGATAAAGCTGGAATCGAACATTTAGAACCAGAAGCGGTATTTGCTTCTGAATATAAAATTACTGTTGGATAGAATAAAAGCCAGAAGAGCTAAACTGCTCTTCTGGCTTTTATTACATCCATTTGATTTTCGGTTCTTCTCCATTACGAATACGAGTAATGTTCGCTCGGTGACGCCAAACGACAAAGAGAGTGATACAGGCAATAAGAATAATTAAAATCCAGTCTCCCATAAATAAGGAAATAAGTAATGCTGCTAGTGCTGCAATCATTGAACTTAACGATACATATTTACTAATTTTCAATGTTAGTAAGAAGATTATGAGAGCTGCCACAAACAACAGTGGCGCATAGGCAAGAATAACACCAGCAGATGTTGCGACTGCTTTTCCTCCTCTAAAACCTGCAAAAAGCGGGAAGCTATGACCGATAATCGCAAAAGCTCCAGTTAGTAACCAGAAATGATGATCGACATGCAGCTGAAAGAAGAATGGCAGTAAAGTGGCAACTGTCCCTTTTAAAATATCCATTACTGTAACGATACTTCCAGCCTTTATACCCAACACTCGAAATGAATTCGTCGCGCCTAAATTCCCGCTACCAAACTCGCGAATATCTTTTTTGTAAAAAAACTTTCCAATCCATAAACCAGATGGTATAGAGCCGATTACATAAGCTAACAATGAAAGTAAAATTAAATTAATTGTCATTTTTAAACCCCCTCAAGAAGAAATGATGTTTTCCATAAAGAATTATAGCATAAAAAAGAGAGAATTGGCTAAATTATTGAGATGAAACAAGGGAGGAAGTTGAAAAAAACGTAAAAATAGCTTATGATTAGAAAGAATAGTATGGGGGGCGATTAGACTAATGCAAAATCCAACAAAAGAAGAAATTAGGCAAATTTTAAAAGAGTCAAAAGTAATCGCAGTCGTTGGTTTGAGTGATAAGCCAGAACGCACAAGTTATCGTGTTAGCCAAATAATGCAACAAGCTGGATATAAAATTATCCCAGTAAACCCTAATGTAGATGAAATTTTAGGCGAAAAAGCTGTAAAGAAATTAGCTGATATTAAAGAACATGTGGATATAGTTAATGTCTTCCGCCGTTCAGAATTTTTACCTGAAATAGCCAAAGAGTTTGACCAAATGGATGCAAATGTATTTTGGGCACAACTTGGCATTGTTAATCAAGAAGCATTTGATTTTTTGACAGAAAAAGGATATCCTACTGTCATGGATTATTGCATTAAGGTTGCTTATCAAGAAATGGACTAATGAAATACCATTTTTGAAGCAAGCAGGTTCTTATAGCAGAACCTGTTTTTTATATGAAACGAATTTTGTTACTAAAATATCACTTTATTAATTAGCTAGTTAATGCTATTCTGATAAAGTGGTTTTAAGCGAATAAACTATAATAGTTGTAGATTGATGGAATGAAGGGAGTTTTGACATATGAATCGGAATGAGTATAATGATGATTCTATTCAGGTGCTTGAAGGACTGGAAGCGGTCCGGAAACGCCCAGCGATGTATATTGGCTCAACAGATGTACGCGGGTTGCACCATTTAGTATATGAAATTGTAGATAACTCGGTCGATGAGACCCTTGCAGGATTTGGTAAGAAAATTGTGGTAACACTTCATGATGATGGTAGCGTTAGTGTCAGTGATGAAGGACGCGGAATGCCTGTTGGAATGCATAAAACTGGGAAATCCACAGTAGAGGTTATTTTAACTGTACTTCATGCTGGTGGTAAGTTTGGGCAAGAAGGCGGTTATAAAACAAGTGGAGGACTGCATGGTGTTGGTTCCTCTGTTGTAAATGCATTATCAGAATGGTTAGTTGTTACCATTAATCGTGACGGTGCGACATATCAGCAAAAATTTAAAGACGGCGGAAAGCCAGATGGTACGCTTAAAAAAATCGGTAAATCAAAAGCCACTGGGACGACAATTCGTTTTAAACCAGATCCAACTATTTTTCCAACTACTTCCTTTAATTATGAAACCTTATCTGAACGTTTAAGAGAATCTGCATTTCTTCTAAAAGGCATGTTGATTCAATTAGTGGATGAACGAGTTGGAATGGCAGAGTCTTTCCATTTTGAAGAGGGTGTGAAAAACTTTGTAGAATATATTAATGAAGGAAAAGATGTACTTCACCCAGTAGCCAGTTTTGAAGGGGAAAATGCAACCATTGAAGTAGAAATGGCGTTCCAATTCAATGATGGTTATTCAGAAAACATCTTGAGCTTTGTTAATAATGTGCGAACACGTGGAGCAGGCTCGCATGAATCAGGAATGAAAGCTGCGATGACACGTATTTTCAATGATTATGCTCGTCGCGTTAATCTTTTAAAAGAAAAAGATAAAAATCTCGAAGGTAGCGATATTCGCGAAGGTTTATCCGCTGTACTTTCTATTCGTGTGCCAGAAAAAATTCTCCAATTCGAAGGTCAAACGAAAGAAAAATTAGGGACACAGGAAGCGCGTCAGGCAGTGGATGCTGTTGTGGCTGAACATTTAGCTTACTTCCTCGCTGAAAACCCTGAAACGAGCTCTCTTCTTGTTAAAAAGGCAGTTAAAGCAAGAGAAGCAAGGGAAGCTGCTAGAAAGGCGCGTGAAGAAACACGTAATGGCAAGAAAAAGAAACGTTCAGAA comes from the Listeria welshimeri serovar 6b str. SLCC5334 genome and includes:
- the parE gene encoding DNA topoisomerase IV subunit B — encoded protein: MNRNEYNDDSIQVLEGLEAVRKRPAMYIGSTDVRGLHHLVYEIVDNSVDETLAGFGKKIVVTLHDDGSVSVSDEGRGMPVGMHKTGKSTVEVILTVLHAGGKFGQEGGYKTSGGLHGVGSSVVNALSEWLVVTINRDGATYQQKFKDGGKPDGTLKKIGKSKATGTTIRFKPDPTIFPTTSFNYETLSERLRESAFLLKGMLIQLVDERVGMAESFHFEEGVKNFVEYINEGKDVLHPVASFEGENATIEVEMAFQFNDGYSENILSFVNNVRTRGAGSHESGMKAAMTRIFNDYARRVNLLKEKDKNLEGSDIREGLSAVLSIRVPEKILQFEGQTKEKLGTQEARQAVDAVVAEHLAYFLAENPETSSLLVKKAVKAREAREAARKAREETRNGKKKKRSETLLSGKLTPAQSRNPNKNELYLVEGDSAGGSAKQGRDRRFQAILPLRGKVINTEKAKLQDILKNEEISTIIHTVGAGVGTEFDVEDCNYDKVVIMTDADTDGAHIQVLLLTFFYRYMRPLVEAGKVFIALPPLYKVSRGSGKKEVIEYAWTDEELDSAIQKIGKGYMIQRYKGLGEMNADQLWETTMNPDTRTLIRVRVDDSARAERRVATLMGDKVEPRRQWIEKHVEFSMEDNQNILENENMMVEEAKDI
- a CDS encoding CoA-binding protein, giving the protein MQNPTKEEIRQILKESKVIAVVGLSDKPERTSYRVSQIMQQAGYKIIPVNPNVDEILGEKAVKKLADIKEHVDIVNVFRRSEFLPEIAKEFDQMDANVFWAQLGIVNQEAFDFLTEKGYPTVMDYCIKVAYQEMD
- a CDS encoding aldose 1-epimerase family protein: MIKLENEFLLVEMKEAGAELTRIFHKDTGIEYLWNADSKYWGRHSPVLFPTVGKLVDDTYFVDGASYHLGQHGFARDRDFKVVEQTENSVRFELDADEESLSIYPYKFKLSIIYTMDENSVAVSYEVENTDNKRIYFSIGAHPAFHLPLTEDTTFEDYYLDFGTEENLETLCLEGPYRNGEIKKIVDKPSRYLSLNYDLFKNDALIFEALKQKEITIKSDKTSHFVKVTFKEFPFVGIWTAKPGTPFVCIEPWYGIADGAGKSVELRDKAGIEHLEPEAVFASEYKITVG
- the plsY gene encoding glycerol-3-phosphate 1-O-acyltransferase PlsY — encoded protein: MTINLILLSLLAYVIGSIPSGLWIGKFFYKKDIREFGSGNLGATNSFRVLGIKAGSIVTVMDILKGTVATLLPFFFQLHVDHHFWLLTGAFAIIGHSFPLFAGFRGGKAVATSAGVILAYAPLLFVAALIIFLLTLKISKYVSLSSMIAALAALLISLFMGDWILIILIACITLFVVWRHRANITRIRNGEEPKIKWM